A window of the Brassica napus cultivar Da-Ae chromosome A2, Da-Ae, whole genome shotgun sequence genome harbors these coding sequences:
- the BNAANNG15930D gene encoding uncharacterized protein BNAANNG15930D isoform X2, whose protein sequence is MGISRARSSTVCILLLLSLSLFPCAFSKSPRPISDVEIREKKNQCYADIDSGLWGWQCKASAIAKENCALRCLSPVCYELIYESDPLEEGEKDLIRSQEYKYCLRSGRA, encoded by the exons aTGGGAATCTCCCGAGCTCGCTCAAGCACCGTTTGTATTCTTCTGTTACTCTCGCTGAGCTTATTCCCCTGTGCTTTCTCTAAATCTCCTCGTCCCATATCC GATGTGGAGATCAGGGAGAAGAAGAACCAATGCTATGCTGATATAGATAG TGGGCTATGGGGTTGGCAATGCAAAGCTTCTGCTATTGCTAAAGAGAATTGTGCGCTGCGATGCCTTTCTCCGGTTTGCTATGAGCTCATCTATGAGAGTGATCCA CTTGAGGAAGGTGAGAAAGATTTGATTAGGAGCCAAGAGTACAAATATT GTCTTCGCTCGGGGAGAGCCTAG
- the BNAANNG15930D gene encoding uncharacterized protein BNAANNG15930D isoform X1: MGISRARSSTVCILLLLSLSLFPCAFSKSPRPISDVEIREKKNQCYADIDSGLWGWQCKASAIAKENCALRCLSPVCYELIYESDPLEEGEKDLIRSQEYKYCMYKSSLGESLDGVRGSFL; the protein is encoded by the exons aTGGGAATCTCCCGAGCTCGCTCAAGCACCGTTTGTATTCTTCTGTTACTCTCGCTGAGCTTATTCCCCTGTGCTTTCTCTAAATCTCCTCGTCCCATATCC GATGTGGAGATCAGGGAGAAGAAGAACCAATGCTATGCTGATATAGATAG TGGGCTATGGGGTTGGCAATGCAAAGCTTCTGCTATTGCTAAAGAGAATTGTGCGCTGCGATGCCTTTCTCCGGTTTGCTATGAGCTCATCTATGAGAGTGATCCA CTTGAGGAAGGTGAGAAAGATTTGATTAGGAGCCAAGAGTACAAATATTGTATGTACAA GTCTTCGCTCGGGGAGAGCCTAGATGGTGTTCGTGGCAGCTTTTTATAG
- the LOC106432477 gene encoding uncharacterized protein LOC106432477, with translation MEQRRGDPRIYIVTLLFLSCILSGGVLLGLYLLLPDPNPLFLPAGMFFAGIPWLFWFLAYLYSCVLKPCTVSVSKSVTSFDPEKGVEKNSKSITENATSASDPVAAVEPMEGERHVQLGNVVVEQEQEQENGRLSSRRSHDDEDCDRTPLRLSVGNK, from the coding sequence ATGGAGCAGAGAAGAGGCGATCCAAGAATATACATCGTCACTCTTCTTTTTCTATCATGTATCCTCTCAGGAGGAGTCCTTCTCGGACTTTACCTCCTCCTCCCTGATCCGAACCCTCTCTTTCTACCAGCGGGTATGTTCTTCGCTGGTATCCCTTGGCTCTTCTGGTTCTTGGCTTACCTTTACTCCTGCGTCCTCAAGCCCTGCACCGTCTCCGTAAGCAAAAGCGTCACCAGTTTCGATCCGGAGAAAGGCGTGGAGAAGAACAGCAAGAGCATCACGGAAAACGCCACGTCAGCTTCAGATCCCGTGGCTGCGGTCGAGCCGATGGAAGGTGAGAGGCACGTGCAGCTCGGGAATGTGGTTgtagaacaagaacaagaacaagaaaatgGTAGATTAAGTTCAAGAAGAAGCCACGATGATGAGGATTGCGATAGAACTCCATTGAGATTATCAGTCGGGAACAAATGA